From Bacteroidales bacterium:
ATTGCGGTTTTGGGCATCGGTTGCTCAACAAACACAACTCCATTTTCCTTGAGCCAGTGAATCGTTTCAAGTGCTTTTACCCTGTCCGTCCAGCCCTGGTTTACATCCACACACAACGGGCGATCGGTCACCGAACGGATGGTTTCGATCATCTCACGGTCGGATGCCTGACCCAGTTTCACCTTCAGTATTTTATACGGAGCAGCCTCGGCCATCTTCTGCCTGACGACTTCCGGAATGTCGAGGCCGATGGTAAATGACGTGTTGGGCGTATCGGCAGGATCAAATCCCCAGATCTTATACCACGGCTGCTTCATCAGTTTTCCAACCAGATCGTGCAGGGCAATATCCACGGCAGCTTTTGCAGCAGTATTCCCGGGCATCACCGAATCAACGTACTGCAAAATGTCGTCCATCTGAAACGGATCGTTGAACTGATTCAGGTCGAGTGATGAGAGGAAGCGGACTGCTGTTTCCACGCTCTCTCCCAGGTAGGGCGGCATCGAAGCTTCGCCGTAACCAACCTCCCCATCAAACTCGAGGCGGGTCAGCACATCGGGGGTAATTTTCCGCGAACTGTTGGCCAGGGTAAATACGTGGTGAAGTTGCAGTTCGTAAGGCAAAAAGCTAAGCGACAGCCCTTTTGCCGGTTTGCGGTGAAAGTTCTTATCCGCAAATGCGAACAAAGGCTCTACACCGGCCATCCCGCCTAAAGCCAATAGCCCGGCGTTTCGAATGAATTTGCGACGACTGTTATTCATGATACTAAAGCTTTCGTTCAAATTCCAAATAACAAAAATCAAATGACAAATAAATTCCAAATTCAAAAAGATTAAAATCCAAACTTTTGATGTGTGTCGGAAATGCTTTCATTTTGATTTTTGGCAAATGAAGAATAAGCTAATATTTGAGATTTGTTTTTTGTTATTTCCCCTTGGTTCGGTTCAGGGTTGAGTGCAATACCACGGATGATCCTTAACCCTTACAATCCCTTCAGCGTTCAGCGAATTGAACACCCGGCGCGCTGCTACATTTTTCCTGGAGGGGACATATTTCGGATCGCTTGGGTCAAGGCTGCTGATATGCACCCTGCCCGAGGCATGGATGAAATTCCCGTTTCCAAGATAAATACCCACATGAGTGATATGCTGTGCGTCTCGTCCGAAGAAAAGCAGGTCGCCGCTTTGCAGGTTGTTCCTGTTGCTGAAATCAACCGCTTCGCCGCACCTGGCCTGTTGTGATGCATCGCGGGCGAGGATAACGCCCTGCATATAATACACCTGCTTGACGAATCCCGAACAATCAACAGCTTTCACCGAAGTGCCTCCCCACAGATAAGGAAAACCCATCATTTGCCGGGCAAGGGATGAGGTTGCCAGAGCACCGGGTTCCAGATTAATCCATTGATCGAAAGGGATGCAATCGGCCTTGCGAACATATCCGGTACGGCCATCAGGAATTTTGATCTTCAAAAATCTCCCGGAAACTTCTTCCACTTCAAAAAGGTCGCCCTGAACTAGATCGGATACAACTTCACCCCTCTTGCCGGAGGCATCGTAAACAATGCCCGATATGCTGTTGAACAGGTAACGGTTTGATGCTTTCCAGCGATCCAGTTCTTTTTGTGTAATGCGCTGAAAGCCGCTTATGTCCATCCAGCCAATATAGTATTCCGGTGTTTGAACCCGGCACCACTTTTCGTTGCAATCCAGCACTTTTAAAGGGGTTCCCATCATCACCTGTGAAACCAGTTCGGAAACATGATCGGGTATGGAGCGAAGGTTCGATACCGACAAGGTGGCCAATGCCCAGGTCTCTTCACCCAGCGCGGCATCGGGCAGAAGCTTCAGCGAATCAACGAACGAAATCTTGTTATCATTCAGAAAACGGATGATCTGCAATTTCGCATCCGGCAGATTGGTTTCTCCCGAAACGACTACAACGGGTTGAAGCGTGTCTTTTATTTCAATTTCGAGAATGGCCACCCGTTTATCGGGTACAAGCTGTTTTTGAAGCGATTGCAACTCCAGCAACAGGGTTTCAAAAGGCAATGGCTGAGCCGTCAGGAAAGTCCCGGCAAAAACCAACAACAAAAGGCAGGTGAATTTTTTATAAAAATTCTTCATTACATGAATCGGATATAAGGTTACAAAGGTAAGGGATTGTTTAGAGATTGTGTTTTTATTTTTACTGATTCCCCTAGCTTCAAAGCAAAACAAAGCCTACAATCATGTTGTGAGTGATCAGATTTTTTTTTGCCACGAAGGCACTAAGTTTTGGTCTTTGTGCCGGGATTTAATTTTGCCCTGAAGGCTCTAACTTTCACTTTGTAAGAGAGATGCCTTTCTTTGCGGCTCTCTGCGCAGAAACTGGTCCTCTGCGGTTCAATCTTTTTTTACTGCAAAGAAGTCGCAAAGAACCGCAGAGTACCTAAATTCACCCGATACTGAGAAAAAACTTTTGACTTTGTGGTCAGATTTTATTTTGCCTCTAAGACACTGAGCCTCTATGTTTCATTCGTTTTGTCTTAGTGTCTTTTGCCACAGGCATCACTTTTTGAGTGGTCATATTCAATAAAAGCAACCAAATTCCAAGATAGAAATATCAACCTGAACAACAAAGCAAAACCGACAATCACTTTCGCATGGGAGTTAATTTTAATGACTGTTCACCTGACCATTTTCCTGATTGTTTTCTCTGGAATATTTTTTTTGCAGAAAAAGAAATACCGGAATGCCGGATAAAATCAGGACCATCCCGATGGTTGCTTCGCGGGGTCGGGTGGCAATTGTATTGTAAAGCAAAAACAGGCAAAAAAGAATAAAAATTGCCGGTACCACGGGATACCCCCAGACTTTGTAAGGACGATGGGCATCGGGCATTTTGCGGCGCAAAATAAACACCCCCAGTGAATTGGCGCCGTAAAAGATGAAAACGGCAAAAATAATCATGTCGGTGAGCTGATCGAACGTTCCTGAGAGCACCAGCACCGAAGCCCATATTCCCTGCCATAGCAGCGAATTACCGGGAACGCTGGCCTTGTTCAGCTTCCCGATACCTGAGAAGAAGAGCCGGTCGCGCGACATGGCATAATACGGCCGGGCGCCCGTGAGAATGCTGGCATTGGTGCAGCCCAGTGTAGTGAGCAGAATCAACAGTGAAATGAACAATACACCTCCACTGCCCCAAAAACTACGCACCGCTTCCACAGCAGCAATCTGGTTGCCCGAGGCGTAAACCTGCTCCAGTTCAGGAATAGACAACAGCGCGAGATAGGTCACGTTGACCAGCAGATAGATGAAAATGACCAAAAAGACACCGATTATAATGCCTTTCGGGATGTTTTTGTTGGGGTCTTTGATTTCGCCACCGATAAACCCAACAGAAACCCACCCCTGGTAAGCCCAAAAAGCAGCAAGCATAGCGGTGAACAAAGAGGAAAGCGTCACGGTTCCACTCGTCAACTCATTAAAATTCATGAAATTGGCAGGTAGTGTTTCAACGTTTTTTAGTCCAAAAACGACAATCACGAACAGCCCTGTGAACACCAGCCACAAAATGATTTTACTCGCCCCGGCGCCACTTTTAAGTCCGGTGATGTTTAAAAATGTCAAAACCAAAATCAGAAAAATGGCCACCAGCTTTACCCCAAAATCCTGAAAAGGCAGGAAAACTCCACCTATCGAGAATGTTTGCAGCGATGAAAACAACCCGGGAACAGGGATGATGCTGTTCAACGATTGGGCAAAAACATAGGCCAAAGAGGAGATCGTGGCCGTTTGAATGACGGTAAAGAGC
This genomic window contains:
- a CDS encoding dipeptide epimerase, translating into MNNSRRKFIRNAGLLALGGMAGVEPLFAFADKNFHRKPAKGLSLSFLPYELQLHHVFTLANSSRKITPDVLTRLEFDGEVGYGEASMPPYLGESVETAVRFLSSLDLNQFNDPFQMDDILQYVDSVMPGNTAAKAAVDIALHDLVGKLMKQPWYKIWGFDPADTPNTSFTIGLDIPEVVRQKMAEAAPYKILKVKLGQASDREMIETIRSVTDRPLCVDVNQGWTDRVKALETIHWLKENGVVFVEQPMPKTAIDDMAWLTQNSPLPTIADESLQRLPDVMKANGVYSGINIKLMKCTGMREAHQMLTLARSLDMKVMIGCMVETSCAVSAASQLAPKADWADLDGNLLIDNDPFSGMQIVDGKITLPDRPGIGIKVVKKVF
- a CDS encoding C40 family peptidase; its protein translation is MKNFYKKFTCLLLLVFAGTFLTAQPLPFETLLLELQSLQKQLVPDKRVAILEIEIKDTLQPVVVVSGETNLPDAKLQIIRFLNDNKISFVDSLKLLPDAALGEETWALATLSVSNLRSIPDHVSELVSQVMMGTPLKVLDCNEKWCRVQTPEYYIGWMDISGFQRITQKELDRWKASNRYLFNSISGIVYDASGKRGEVVSDLVQGDLFEVEEVSGRFLKIKIPDGRTGYVRKADCIPFDQWINLEPGALATSSLARQMMGFPYLWGGTSVKAVDCSGFVKQVYYMQGVILARDASQQARCGEAVDFSNRNNLQSGDLLFFGRDAQHITHVGIYLGNGNFIHASGRVHISSLDPSDPKYVPSRKNVAARRVFNSLNAEGIVRVKDHPWYCTQP
- a CDS encoding amino acid permease; translation: MANQRNLIRTLGLGYVILFVIANIIGSGVYKKIAPMAAELHSSVWILVAWIVAGIITIFGALSNAEVAGLLADTGGEFVYFKRIYNRFFAFLYGWSLFTVIQTATISSLAYVFAQSLNSIIPVPGLFSSLQTFSIGGVFLPFQDFGVKLVAIFLILVLTFLNITGLKSGAGASKIILWLVFTGLFVIVVFGLKNVETLPANFMNFNELTSGTVTLSSLFTAMLAAFWAYQGWVSVGFIGGEIKDPNKNIPKGIIIGVFLVIFIYLLVNVTYLALLSIPELEQVYASGNQIAAVEAVRSFWGSGGVLFISLLILLTTLGCTNASILTGARPYYAMSRDRLFFSGIGKLNKASVPGNSLLWQGIWASVLVLSGTFDQLTDMIIFAVFIFYGANSLGVFILRRKMPDAHRPYKVWGYPVVPAIFILFCLFLLYNTIATRPREATIGMVLILSGIPVFLFLQKKYSRENNQENGQVNSH